The sequence below is a genomic window from Anopheles cruzii chromosome 3, idAnoCruzAS_RS32_06, whole genome shotgun sequence.
AACCATCGGCACAGCAATCGGCTTCGGAATGAGGAAAAAATATACTTATGATTAAGTAATATTCCGCTCggaaatgtttcctttttattgtGTTACTCCAAACAAGCCCTTCACATCATTCCCATCAATCATCGCCCCGCCTTCGTCTGGTTGGCTCACGACCACCGTCCGAACGGCGATTGCCCTTCTTTTGCTTCAGATGCTTCTCCTTAAAGTGGCGAACGCGTCGCGATTCCTTGagctgtttctgtttctggaTTCGATTCTTCTGCCGGAACACCTGGCttttcttcatcgatttcagtGCGTACCGTTTCAGTTTGTGGTTCAGTTCCTTCTTCGACCGTATGCCTTCGAGGTTGAGCACCGGTCCTTTCTTTTGTTTGGGTTTCTCCTGTTTCGTGGCCGTTTGCGAGCAGCTGGGCTCACCTTCTCCATTCGCTTCTTCTGCCCGTTCGGTGAACGGTTTTAATTTTCGGCGAACTTTCTGCTCACCCTCGAGCTCCATGCCCGGCACCACTCCCAATCGGttgccgtcatcgtcgtcactcTGTTCGTTCTGCTGCTCCTCATCGTCTTCGGCATCATCCTTCGGGGCACGGTTTTCGCCAATCCAATGGTTCTCCTTCGCGAGCACACTGGTGGACAGTTCCACCACCTTTACCGTCACGTTCTCCGTATCGTActcgtcctcttcctcctccttctCCTCCTGGTCGGCCAGCTCCGGGATGGGTTTTTGCGATTGGTACAGCTTGCGCaggttttccttcgcttccgcCCGGATGCGTCGCGTTTCCTCCTTCAACTTGCGCTGCATCTCTCCCTGTGCAATTTTGCGACGGTGCAACTTTCGTTTATGAAATCCTCCCAGGAACTCGCTACAAAGAAGGGGGTGAGGAAACAATTCGTAGATTCCTCCAACATTGCCGGCGGTCGCTACTTACGCCCGTTTCTGGGGGTCGAACACTAGCTCGACTTTTGGCCGCCGAAAAGGCTGCTTGTTGCCTCCCTCGGATTTGCGCTTCATTTTCGGTGGGATGCCGGTTTCTGAACTCCAATTATTCCAAACACTCCAGAGCACCGCACAAAACGGCGACCGCGACCCGGAATGTAAACAACTAACGCATGGCCTCGATTCCTCGATCAATCTCGCATTAAATCGATGAAACGTGCGAACATCGATCCTACAGAGCTGAGAACGTTTCTTCAGCTGAAATGTTTTTGCTAGAAACTGCTCTAAATTAGGTCTGCATCTCTTCTTATTTGTGGTAATTTAAAACGATATCGCTTATGAGCTAAATTGGCACCCGTTTGAAGCAGTTTCTGTGCGATTTTTTATCTTAATTTCGGGCATGTTTGGTGAGCTCAGCTGATTGGACGTCGATCAAAAAGTGGGCAAAACGTCatcgtttgttgctgttgcgtaTTTAATCTTTCCCCTTGCAAAAGCTCAGTCGTGAAGTTGTTTCACGAAAAAACCAATAGAAATGTGTGATTCCGATAGTGAAGAGTTCGCCAGTGCGGACGAAGATTTTGAAGAGATTGCGCCGGACGAGTTGAAGGCGGCGGTCAGCGAAACTACCGCCTCTGGGGAGCTACGGTCGACGAAGCCTCGGATGCCTAAAGCGAGTGCAACTTCTGACGTGGATCAAAGAAAgaccgacgcaaaaagtgaTCAACATACCTCTGAAAAAGTGGTGCATTCGGTGCACGACGAAGACCAAGAAAGTGACCCACCTAAACCTCTTCCGAGCTCGGTAAAAATCGATGCACCCTTTACACCGTTGGAAGCAGAAACTAGCCACAAAGACCTACCAGCTATtcccgaaccggaaacagtTCCGGAACctacgaaagaaaaatcaaccGAAGAGCGAAAAGCCTccacgagcagcagcggtaACGAGGCACCTCACGGCACGATCGACGAGACCGTCACATCGAAGCCACGAAAGCTTATTCTTAAACCGGCACGACCCCAACGGTTGGATGAGCagaccacaaaaaaagaacaacccCCAAGCAACGTGCCGAAGGATGTGGAACAACCCGAGAAACCACAAGCCACGGCGAATGAAGAAGGATGGGATGATTTCGATGATGATTGGGGAGATTTCAGTGTGGACACGGGAGGTAGTACGGCAGGGGGACCGAAGGGCAAGAATGAACCGCAAACGGAAGCGAAGGCTAGTTTCCGAGACGTGGACATCGATGAAGTGGAGAGCAAGCTGCAGGACTTTATGGTCCACAGAGATGATCCTCCCATAGCGTCAGTGCTCGATCGAGTGGCCACGAGTGGCGGTGGGGTGGCTGGCGGCCAAACGAGTGACGGTCAATCGTGGACCGGTTGGAAGCCATCGTGGGGTGGTGCGGCTGTTTCATTCCTGTCGTCGGCCTCGAAATCCGTCGCCTCGATAACGACCAACATTACGCAGGTGATCGAATCGGGCATCGGTGTGCCGAACCCGGAGGAACTGGCCCGGAGGCAGGCAGAAGCGGAGGCCAAACTGCGGGCCGATGGGTACGTGCCCGAAAGCGAACAGGAGACGATCGGCACGACGGCACGAAAGGCTCCGTCGGAGGATCGGTTCGGGTTCGATCAGCTCGTGTCGGGTGTGACGCAGATTAGCAGCAAAGTAATCACGGGCGGGCTGGACACGCTCGAGGGCATCGGCAAGAAAACGATGACCATCCTGCAGGAGAACGATCCGGGACTGTTGAACAAACGCAAGCTGCTTGGTctccaaccgaccgatggtGTCGTCCTGAGCCAGGTGCTGCGCGAAGCGAAGGCCAAGACGGAGGAGCGCGAACGGAGTTTGAAGCAGATCCAAAAGCACCAGTACCGGAAGAAGCTTCACTTCGAGGCCCTCTTCGACGACTACCACGGACTGGTGCATCTCGAGGCGCTCGAGATGCTATCGAAGCAGGCGACGCTCAAGCTCGAATCGCTGATGGAACCGCTGATGGGGAAAGCGCTGGACGAGTTGCAGGAAACGATGGGCGAGGTGCAGGAACTGTGCGAGCTCCCGGAAATGGACGTGGAAacggccgatgccgatgggaCGCACACGGCCGCCGAGCTGGAGGGAAAGTTGCGCGAAACGATCGTCGATCTCGATCCGAGCgtgaaaatcgatttcggAGAGATCGTTAAAAGTTGGGCCGAGTACACGGCGTGGCTGGAGCAGGGCCCGGAGGGGGCCGCATCGTCCCAGGATATCTTCGAAAAGGCCATGCATGCGCTCGCCCAAACGACGGCTCTCTGTGTGCTGCGGATGCACAAGTTGGCCGAGAGCTTGCTCATCAGCGAGCACCACAGTACGGCCACCGAGGCGGATGTGCTGGTCCAGCTGACGACGGTGTTCTGCTGGCATCTGAGCGGTGTGGCAACGCGGTTCGGGTCCGAACTGACCCGCCTCAACCAGGAGGACTCTGGCTCTGGCGACACCGACAGTACGCTTGTTACCAACATCTTTTTGGAGGTCTGTTCGGCATTCGGCAGGGTTTCCGATTCTCGTGTCTAACATTTCAATGCCTCTTGCAGGGTTCCAACAGCACCTCGTACATTCAGAATGCGTTCCAGCTTTTTATCCCGATACTGCAGCTTGGCGCCGCCTAAATTGGCCGTTCTGAGAGTGTGATCACGTTACgtgttttttattataaaataacaaataaacaattcGGTCACTCAGCTAAAGTGGAATCCGTCCGCGTTGAATGCCTGCAGTACGGCCATAAAGTCGTCGATGTCCATCGACCGGGCCCGTTTGTTGGCCGCCTCGACCCGCTCTAGTATCTGTTCGACCTTTGCCTTTACGTCGAGATCGGCCGGCACATCGACATTCTTTAGCGAGCAGTGCAACCGGTAGTTGTCCCCGAGGGCGGTTAGGACCGTGGTTTGCTTGAACGCGGCGgcgagtgttttgtttttgcgcaaGAAGGCGATCCGCGTCAGCCCGTCCCATTCGGTGTAGttgatcggtggcggtgggttcCGCGGTTCGATCCGCACCACACTCGATTCCACCTTCGGCGGGGGCTTGAAGTTGTTCTTGCTCACCTTCATCAGCATGTCGACGCGGGCCAGCAGCTGCGTGTTGATGCTTAGCCGGCAGTACAGCTTGTCGCCCGGTTTGGCCACCAGCCGCTGGGCAAACTCGCGCTGAAACATGAGCACCGCACAGCGGAAGAATGGCCGGTGGAGCAGCAGTTTGAACACGAACGGCGAACTGATCTGGTACGGCATGTTGGCGACGCAAATGTCGAAGAACGGCAGGTCCGTCTTCAGCACGTCCCCGATCAGTATCTGTAGCTTCGGCTGCAGGTGCGTACCCTGGACGCGCTTTTGCAGTTCCGCCACAAGCCGCGGGTCGATTTCGCAGGCCACCACCTTTTTGACTTTTTCCAGAATCTTTACCGTCATGTTGCCGGTACCGGGACCGATCTCGAGCACCACATCCGTTGGACGGAGGGCCGCCTTCTCAAGCATGGACGTGATGACGAGCGGATTCTTGAGGATGTGCTGACCAAAGTCCTTGTTGAAGACGATGCCTGCGAAAGGAGCGGACGGTGAGTACACTTTGCCGCCGGTAGATATTCCGTCGCCCGCGCCACTTACCCTGCTTGGCGACCTCATTGTGTACGCGTGATTTTTTCTCGGTGCGTACTTTCGGCATTTCGGCTCAAGCCAAGACGAATGCAAACGAAAAGCCGAGCCAATGTTGATCACCATGTGCGGGATTGACGGACTGTCAAAATACGCTCATCACAACAACCCCGAAGAAAACTCTATACACTACTGTGAACTGCCTGAGTCGACTACTTTGCATGTTTCTATCGATTTCATGTTCAAGTTATTTAAAAGCAACGGAGAAATCTTGGTGGATGAATACAAATAATCAAACATGCTACTTCGATCTAAGACAAAAGAGTAAATATGAAATAATGTCTTGCAGCGACATCACTCGCGCCACCTCGCGGAAAAAGTGTAGAAGTAGTACCGAAACCGGTGTTCGAGCACTCGGCTCGAAACAAGTGACAAGTCATCTGCCATGCGCGCACCACGCTTTCTCACACTCACGCTTTCgttctcgtttcgtttccgtcGTGGCATTAAGCAATTCCCCGTCTAACCGAGAGCACGAAAATTTGTACGAGTGGACCCCGAGTGAAAAATGTACCCCGGAAAGTGTAAAAACCGAGCGCCAAGCGCAGCATCGAGTGCACATCACTGACGCCATTGGACGACCGCGTGGTTTTTTGACGATCGAGCAACAGCAAACCCGAGCAACGCTAAGCTAAAACGCTAACGACGCCCCGAATCGGTAAGCTAGTGACCGACCCATCAACCATGGTGCTACGCAGCCCGGAACGACCGGCAAGTGACCCCTGTACGAGCGGATGATCGCACAAAATCGCGTTATCGAAGGAAGAGGCGGCGTAACGACCCAATTCGCGCAGGAGACGCGGTCTAAATCAACTACCCGCGTGCCAGCAAATTATCACGCCATTAAATAATGGGTTCGACGAAAAACCCACGCCGCACGAGCGCCATTTTGGAAACGCGCCacgagcacacgcacacatacacacactcgaTGCGAGAGACGAGCGACAGTGCATCGAATGAAGCGACCGGTTCTCCAAATTTAGCGTGACCTCGACAACACACCACCTGACCGTGAAGACAGTACGGCGGTTACAGGGCGCTGAACGCTCATTTGGTCCTTGATCGATACCCGCACCGTACCACCATTTCGAGACAAATGTTAAGCTactgcagctcaaagtctataatcgacaagaaaaaaaaaccatcaggacgacaacgacaacccAGCGATGACACCAGCGCCAACGACAtcaccaacgccaacgacaTCACCAGCGCCAACGACATCACCAGCGCCAACGACATCACCAGCGCCAACGACATCACCAGCGCCAACGACATCATCAGCGTTCCCGGCACCGCAGCCAACGATGAAAACTTTGCACGAGACGCAGGCAACGAGGCCTAGCAGAGCCGCGACGCGAGAGACACCAACGACTTCGGATATCGCCGAAAATCGTCGCGACGCTTCCGCTACCCCGACGATTCGCCTAGCCGGGGACTACTGTAACGACATCACTCACGCCACCTAGGCGACAAAAGTGTAGAAGTTGACGACTATGAAAACTTTTAAGGGCAATGTGGGCACTGTTGGCATTCGTCCTTCTTGTGCTTTCTTACGCTTTCTTACAGATTTNNNNNNNNNNNNNNNNNNNNNNNNNNNNNNNNNNNNNNNNNNNNNNNNNNNNNNNNNNNNNNNNNNNNNNNNNNNNNNNNNNNNNNNNNNNNNNNNNNNNGAAGGACAATGTGGGCACTGTTGGCATTCGTCCTTCTTGTGAGTTTTTGAATGACGTGATAGTGCAGAATCATTAACCCATGTGTTGGTTGTCGCAGGCGGATCTTCTCGATCCTGGCAGATCAATTCTGAAGGATTTGTTTGGCTGTTATCTCATTCATCAACATCTTCATTCTCTACTTTGAACGCGActggattttcctctgcctcgaataaattATCAGTCATGTGTTCCATTTGATTGAAGATCTTCACGCCTTCACGATCTTCAGCTGGCCTTCACGACGACGCGTCGACAGCGCGCTACCCGGGAGATCGTCACCTTACCGGGATAATTTGCTTTCCCTTACCGGGAGTCtgttttcccttaccgggataGTTTCCTTTCGGAAATACttttgagtgttactaaacaCTCTCGGAAATAATTTTGAGGGGCTTGGATCGTTTTGGACTCGCTTTGGATCGTTTTGTATCGCTTTGGATCGTTTTGTATCGCTTTGGACTAATTCGAATAAGGGACTTCAAGAAACTGTATATTCGTGGCGGTTATTACGGCTTATTCTCAACACTCAAAGTTCAGGAGGAGAGAGGTCCCATCGATCAGCCCTTTCACCGATACTCCCTGTGAGACTACCCCTCACACTATGGCCGGGATTGCGTTAGTAGAGCTGAGATCTGTTTCTCTTAATGCAAACCGCATACTGAGAACTCAGCTGTTAACGTAAAAACGCGTCTTTTAACTTAAAAACTTTTGAGATCCCCGTGAGCGCTTTTTGGTTTGGTCTCATATATATTTTTTCACTCTTATCCTCTCACTCTTATGTaaaatcgtatatgaattcGCTGAGttataaacgatttgacattattcTGAAATGCCAAATCTCACAACACACAAGTTCACAACTCTGCAAGTTTTCTACAATTGTTTAACGTTTTTGCTTCCGGCAAGCACTTTTCACTACACTCTATAATTACGAGCGGCTAGCGGGCCCAGACAGGACTCGGGTTACGTCGGGGACCAGACGGTAGTCCGGTTGCGACCTGGACAGCCCGAGCAGCTGGCGAGCGTCTCGCCGCTTAGTCAGCGAATCAGATGAGACCATTGGTCACTCCATTTCTTCACTCCAAATAATCCTGTAACGCCATTCACGGCGtctagttttgttttggccgTACGATTGGAGTGCTGTTTCTGTTAGAATAAAATCTTTTCAACAAACCACACCCCAGTGTACGTTATTATTCTATATCTTCGTTTGGTACTGCATCACAGCTTTCCATGTATCCTGTATCGTCATTGCTTCGTCCGCTGCGTCGTTTGCTTTCAATGGCAGGATGACACTTTGGTCCATTTTATGGTTAGCTGAAAATGTAAACCGGTGCGGTGAAATAAATACTTATCGATAAATGCTTCCggatgcttaaatttacttaccgaaataAGCAACTGCTTAAAATTGACTATTAAACATTCTTTTTACTTCGCATCTGCACTGAACTAAAAATTTCCAACATCCGccgtcatccgccagcagctccgctctctctcgctggaaCCGCGGGCTGTAGAACCAGGGCACCAAGTGCAGTCGTGCGGGGGATCGTGCGAACCCCTTTCCGTGTAGGTAGGACAGGTGTAGTTTCCTGCTGGCCCAGCGCGTGACGTCCGGGATGACTCGGCGGGTCCAACGCTGGTACCGCCTAGCGTCTGGTGTAAGACCCTCGGCCGACCATTGCTCTTgccactggctgatggtgcgGAAACGCTCTCTCGTGCGCAGGGCCGGCCCCGTTGCCCCCCGTTCAGGCGCTGCTGGTTGCTCAATACTTCGAGGCCGGAGGGTCGCTGCGCCCATACCGGGGCTCTATACAGGGCGATCGAGATCACCGCATTCGCGATCAGTCTGCGTCGGTCGCTCGTTGCTCCGCGGCGCTTAGGCATCAGAACCCGCCCGCAGTACTCGCGTTACCCGGTTGGCTCGTTCCACCACCTATTTTATGTGAGGTCTCCAGCGCAGATGGTCGTGCAGCTGTATCCCGAGGTACCGGATCGTCTGTTTCGATGGGCAGATAACCCCACCACCGATATAATCTAGCACCAGGAGCAAACATCGGCTCCACCCGGAGCGGAAATTAAAGTCAAGGGCTCGCTTCGGTACCCTGTAGACGGTATAAGGACGTCACATCAAATTTagtataattcgggttgttttcgagctAATCGAACCAACTTCTGCAGGCGAGAGTTTTGAAGAAGGGGAAAGTTCTGGTGAATGTGGTGCTCCAATACAAAAGCTACATATTTATATCGATGTcaagtttttattattacctAAAAGCAACGGAGAAATCAAGCGGATAAatacaaacaatcaaacatgTCACTTCGATGTAGGACAAAATAGTAAATATGAAGTAATGTCTCTACATAAGCTTAAACTTGTACAGTTAAACTTAACGTTAtaattcctttttctcttgTCGCAACGTTGTCTTCGTTATCTCTCGTTTCCCATGTTCCATCAAAGATCAATAATTATCTTTTATTGTACAGGCTCAAACAAATACTATTGGTTcttcttgtgaatttttgaatgcTTTGATAGTGTGGACGATGAACAGAACGCTTTctcacagattttacacacaaacggattttcaccggtatgaatgCGAATGTGATCCTTTAAATTTGACGACTTCGCAAACTTCGAAGGGCAATGCGGACACTGTTTGTAttcgtccttgttgtgaattttcttatgATCTGCCAGATTGCTTGAAAACCTGAATGTTTGGTCAcacattttacacacaaacggcttttcaccagtATGAATGCGAACGTGATCCTTCAATGATGGCGACTGCGCAAACTTTGAAGGGCAATGCGGACACTGTTTGTATTCGTCCTTGTTGTGAGTTTTCGAATGATATGATAGCGCGGTTgatgaatggaacgcttttttacagattttacacacaaacggcttttcaccggtatgaatgCGAACGTGATCCTTTAACTTTGACGACAGCGCAAACTTTGAAGGGCAATGCGGACAATGTTTGTAttcgtccttgttgtgaattttctgATGATCTGCCAGATTGCTTCGAGATTTGAACGCTTTGGAACAGGtgttacacacataaggctttTCACCAGTGTGAGTTCGaatgtgaatcttcagcttgCTTAGACGAATATAAGCTgcggaacaatgagggcagtgGTGCTTTCCCTTATTGCGATGGCCTTTGCCATGGGCTTTCCGATTTCTGCCATTGTCAACTTGTTGACGACTCCGAAGGTTATAAGAGCGCAACTGATGTAGCGTTTTTTCTTGACCGTTTACGTTTCGGCCAACTTTAAGGttttttccggcatcgatggCAGCAATTCCGTTTCGAACTGATTCTGATGCCGAATTATTAATACACGCGTTGGTTGTCGCAGATGGATCATCTCGAACCTGGCAGATCAAATCTATACGATTTGTTGGGCTGTTATCCTGTTCATCGACATCGCCTATCTCTAATTTGAATGCAATCggattttcctctgcttcgaataaatcatctgcctggttgccacaacattcatgtgTCCCATTTACTTGATGAGCTGTACAACTTCTCTGAATCAAGTGCAAATCGTAcgctgcatccggtgtggTGACCTCAGTTTTGATAAACAATGCTGTGCCAACTGTTTGTtcagcagagtggccaagatggtctTTACTGATGTCTGCTTCGTTCTTCGCTGTGTTATGCTCTGCGATAAACCCATCGACCAgtgcaatgtttttgttgcatcgccagcgaaacgtataTATCTTGTCCAAACGCGAATCACActtcgtgcacaaatacgaaGGAACTCCAGGTAATACATTGGCCTGTAAAAATACgagtctcatagaacagtctttCTTGTGGAATAGGCTGAGATGTCTGTTTTAACCATCTTCCTacctgaaaaccggtacaatcGAAGAGTAGTTGAAGCTTGTattgtccggattcgtcgttCGCTAGGGGCTTCAAAGCTGCACACTTCGATAGGCACCATCGGCATATTTtggttctggaaaataataTGCTATCACAccgttttatcattttgaacaccgacttactcaacaccaatCTCTTTCTTGATTAATGCCGCAGCTTTCATTTtgactgcaatcgtttatttctGTGCAGAGATTTTATAAATTCGTCCGCGTGTAGTTTGTTTACTATTCTGCGGTgctttttgacagctcggtcTAATTACGTCATCACAGGAACTCACGGGCAGTTTATAACCTGTAATTGAAGGGTAGCGCCGAAGTCACTCAATCTTGCAGGCAATTCAAAATGTCGGTTAAACTCGGTAAAATAGTTTAGggcagtggtctcaaactcataTTAGCATGTGGGCCGCATTGGAAAGTAACAGCTAGTCAGCGGGCCGTAccacataaagaaaatgttttttgattgaattttacgcactttgatttggtttggatttgaaataaatcgtatcggtcACTTCTGTGCCGGCAGCTGAACCGATAACAACATTTTcttgtgattttttgctgaCTATCCTGACTAGTATAACGTAATTATATATTCCGCGGACGTGGCCGCGGGCCGCATGCGGCCCGCGAACCAccagtttgagaccactggtTTAGGGGAAGTTAATATAATGGTTTAGGAAGCTAACACAGAATCAGGGGAAAGGTTATCAATGTGAACGATAAAATACCTCAAATATGATGAACACGACACCATTCGGCCTCTACGACTCGCCCTCGGATGTCTTATTCGGTTTCAGAAATTCCGCACAAACGATTTGTACAGTTTGCTTGACCGAAGAAGAGGTTCTTAGCGACGACTTAGCCTTCCGCAAGCACTGCACTCTCAAGGTCCGCTGTTAGAGATGATTCCGGGAAACAAACCAGCCGGGGCAATGGACAGGTTTTGTTCGGACGGTACGTGCGACACTTTCTCTGGGATTTCTCAtttcatatattttatttagctCAACGTATAATACTTCGAAAGAAATGGTTATTCAAACTTAAACTTACACTTACACGGTACACGTGACACCTTGGACTCTATCTTCTATGCGgcgccgtccgtccgcccgcccgtccgaccGCATGTGTGCCGCGGACTGTGTGGCGGGAGTGGTGTGTTGTGGTGCTGTATCATTTCACGGGGCTTTAGGTTCTTTTATTCGCACGATCGGTTCTCGTGCGTTCCACGATCCCCCGATTTCATCGATCCCGCACCCCCCGTTCGAGTGTGTTCCCAATTCTCGGGAGCTCTGGAGTCTGGTTTCGTCTATTCTATTCGGCTTAATAACTTAACGCAGACACTAACACATCATCATGACTTTTGCGAGACCGCGGGCAGCGCTCGCGTATCCCGTATCGCGTTCCCTTGACTGGCAACAACGCACACGGCAGTCGGCTTCGGCCGGTGTCTTCCCTGTCCGTTTTCTAACTGAGCCTACACTacgattaaattaatttacgtCTCTCCATTAGTTTCTTCACCCCGTCCGTTAGTATcacatttgttttccattttcaccatgtttatgtttatgcctTTTGTAATTCCTAGTTTGCCTAGCGTTGTGtctgagcacacacacaggtcaGGTCTGCTGCCACTGGTGATGCCGTTCCGATGCATTGTTTAAAGTCTGACCCCAAATTGTTTCCAGCATCCATTTGGTACGCCGCCTCGCCGGCGCTCTCGTTTGACTACACTCTCGGTTCCtttcgttttgatttcttGCAGCAGCAAATAATGTGCAGCGCCCACACCGTCTCCCTTTA
It includes:
- the LOC128275238 gene encoding nucleolar protein 12 isoform X1 → MKRKSEGGNKQPFRRPKVELVFDPQKRAEFLGGFHKRKLHRRKIAQGEMQRKLKEETRRIRAEAKENLRKLYQSQKPIPELADQEEKEEEEDEYDTENVTVKVVELSTSVLAKENHWIGENRAPKDDAEDDEEQQNEQSDDDDGNRLGVVPGMELEGEQKVRRKLKPFTERAEEANGEGEPSCSQTATKQEKPKQKKGPVLNLEGIRSKKELNHKLKRYALKSMKKSQVFRQKNRIQKQKQLKESRRVRHFKEKHLKQKKGNRRSDGGREPTRRRRGDD
- the LOC128275238 gene encoding nucleoplasmin-like protein ANO39 isoform X2 — translated: MQRKLKEETRRIRAEAKENLRKLYQSQKPIPELADQEEKEEEEDEYDTENVTVKVVELSTSVLAKENHWIGENRAPKDDAEDDEEQQNEQSDDDDGNRLGVVPGMELEGEQKVRRKLKPFTERAEEANGEGEPSCSQTATKQEKPKQKKGPVLNLEGIRSKKELNHKLKRYALKSMKKSQVFRQKNRIQKQKQLKESRRVRHFKEKHLKQKKGNRRSDGGREPTRRRRGDD
- the LOC128275465 gene encoding protein FAM114A2; its protein translation is MCDSDSEEFASADEDFEEIAPDELKAAVSETTASGELRSTKPRMPKASATSDVDQRKTDAKSDQHTSEKVVHSVHDEDQESDPPKPLPSSVKIDAPFTPLEAETSHKDLPAIPEPETVPEPTKEKSTEERKASTSSSGNEAPHGTIDETVTSKPRKLILKPARPQRLDEQTTKKEQPPSNVPKDVEQPEKPQATANEEGWDDFDDDWGDFSVDTGGSTAGGPKGKNEPQTEAKASFRDVDIDEVESKLQDFMVHRDDPPIASVLDRVATSGGGVAGGQTSDGQSWTGWKPSWGGAAVSFLSSASKSVASITTNITQVIESGIGVPNPEELARRQAEAEAKLRADGYVPESEQETIGTTARKAPSEDRFGFDQLVSGVTQISSKVITGGLDTLEGIGKKTMTILQENDPGLLNKRKLLGLQPTDGVVLSQVLREAKAKTEERERSLKQIQKHQYRKKLHFEALFDDYHGLVHLEALEMLSKQATLKLESLMEPLMGKALDELQETMGEVQELCELPEMDVETADADGTHTAAELEGKLRETIVDLDPSVKIDFGEIVKSWAEYTAWLEQGPEGAASSQDIFEKAMHALAQTTALCVLRMHKLAESLLISEHHSTATEADVLVQLTTVFCWHLSGVATRFGSELTRLNQEDSGSGDTDSTLVTNIFLEGSNSTSYIQNAFQLFIPILQLGAA
- the LOC128275467 gene encoding probable dimethyladenosine transferase — its product is MPKVRTEKKSRVHNEVAKQGIVFNKDFGQHILKNPLVITSMLEKAALRPTDVVLEIGPGTGNMTVKILEKVKKVVACEIDPRLVAELQKRVQGTHLQPKLQILIGDVLKTDLPFFDICVANMPYQISSPFVFKLLLHRPFFRCAVLMFQREFAQRLVAKPGDKLYCRLSINTQLLARVDMLMKVSKNNFKPPPKVESSVVRIEPRNPPPPINYTEWDGLTRIAFLRKNKTLAAAFKQTTVLTALGDNYRLHCSLKNVDVPADLDVKAKVEQILERVEAANKRARSMDIDDFMAVLQAFNADGFHFS
- the LOC128274969 gene encoding putative uncharacterized protein DDB_G0290521; this translates as MTPAPTTSPTPTTSPAPTTSPAPTTSPAPTTSPAPTTSSAFPAPQPTMKTLHETQATRPSRAATRETPTTSDIAENRRDASATPTIRLAGDYCNDITHAT